One window of Gemmatimonadaceae bacterium genomic DNA carries:
- a CDS encoding YhbY family RNA-binding protein has product MIGSERAALRAEAHHLTATVHVGQHGLTPALVTSLDDALRTHELVKVKLGKSAELKAKDAAGQLASATQSEVVQVIGRTATFYRENPDLDKKKGDLPPWRR; this is encoded by the coding sequence ATGATAGGCAGCGAGCGCGCCGCCCTGAGGGCGGAAGCGCATCACCTGACCGCGACGGTGCACGTTGGACAGCACGGCCTGACGCCCGCGCTCGTCACGTCACTGGACGACGCGCTCAGGACCCACGAGCTCGTCAAGGTGAAGCTGGGAAAAAGCGCGGAGCTCAAGGCAAAGGACGCCGCTGGCCAGCTCGCGAGCGCCACTCAGTCCGAGGTCGTCCAGGTGATCGGACGAACCGCGACTTTCTATCGGGAGAATCCGGATCTCGACAAGAAAAAGGGCGATCTTCCACCCTGGCGGCGATGA
- a CDS encoding NAD(P)-binding domain-containing protein, which yields MTEKDVEFDLLVIGAGPCGLASAISAQRAGFDAVVVEAQVVVSTIAQYPTYARFFSTAEKLSLGGVPFVVATEKPSRRDALAYYRAVIRHFGPTFDKKIKPWVLPDFVNRTKEGEIAVRWDSRVSAIESDSVLITGPSGEERLPATFVYVMTGFAPTLDLLRQAKVPIDAQTGIPEHDPATLETSVPGIFIAGVVVAGYDANKVFIENGRYHGEKIVARLLGRNAPSEPKLSVELDT from the coding sequence GTGACTGAGAAAGACGTCGAGTTCGACCTTTTAGTGATAGGCGCGGGACCGTGCGGGCTTGCGTCGGCGATATCCGCGCAGCGTGCTGGATTCGATGCAGTTGTGGTTGAAGCGCAGGTGGTGGTAAGCACCATCGCACAATACCCGACCTATGCGCGGTTTTTCTCGACCGCGGAAAAGCTCTCGCTTGGAGGAGTACCCTTTGTCGTCGCGACGGAGAAGCCATCACGTCGAGATGCGCTGGCGTACTATCGAGCGGTCATTCGGCACTTCGGCCCAACATTCGACAAGAAGATCAAGCCGTGGGTGCTGCCCGATTTCGTGAATCGAACGAAGGAGGGAGAAATCGCCGTGCGGTGGGACAGCCGGGTCAGTGCCATCGAGAGCGACAGCGTGCTCATAACGGGGCCATCGGGAGAGGAGCGGTTGCCGGCCACCTTCGTGTATGTGATGACGGGCTTTGCTCCGACGCTGGATCTGCTGCGCCAGGCCAAGGTCCCCATCGATGCGCAGACCGGCATTCCAGAGCACGATCCGGCAACGCTCGAGACATCGGTCCCGGGAATCTTCATCGCGGGCGTAGTCGTGGCAGGTTACGACGCGAACAAGGTCTTCATCGAGAACGGCCGATACCACGGCGAGAAGATCGTGGCGCGGCTGCTGGGACGAAACGCTCCAAGTGAACCAAAGCTCAGCGTGGAGCTGGATACGTAG
- a CDS encoding S46 family peptidase — MKNFSLLPVALVAFTSFACAPAASTVPSPAGQPAVVRASEAPVLRPTGYRPEFGTMWTFDAPPLDYWRSTYNFSPDKAWLDHVRLAAVRLPNCSASFVSANGLVITNHHCVRGCASAVSPRDTNYIETGFVARGMGEEKKCPGFYVDQLESIENVTGRVRAGITATTAEAQAHQRTEVTAQIETECNRQTGLTCQVVSLYQGGMYSLYRYKRYDDLRLVFAPEDQVASFGGDPDNFTYPRYDLDAGILRVYVNDQPHKPDNYLRWSTSGAGDGEPVFVVGNPGSTGRLNTIAQMQFLRDYQYPAQLAGYERTLAIYRELARTDPAAARRYENNVFSLENSRKAVTGYRSGLTDSVYMATKAAFEREFRARLAADSRLSAQYSGTYDAIAAAQRELASFDAVRRNRSFGPTVPAGGSRLLNMAGQLVRLPVESALPDSARLAAYRGNLANTIRASLLRDQPIDSAFERLAIAAQLRAVQAELSADDPFLRATLAGRTPEQAAAALVSGTHVGDVAFRRSLVEGGAAAVAATDDPMIALARRIDPLNREVLARADRLNAVITSNTEKVGRALFETYGTALPPDATFTLRISDGVVKGYPMNGTIAPYKTVFMGMYSRSAEFDGRPPFDLPRRWTDRKDRLDLTTPFNFVSTTDIIGGNSGSPVINRNGEVVGLAFDGNIEGVANRFLYQSEKQRTVSVSSQSIVEALRKVYDAAALATELQGR; from the coding sequence ATGAAAAACTTCAGCCTGCTTCCAGTCGCGCTCGTTGCTTTTACTTCCTTCGCCTGCGCCCCAGCGGCGAGCACCGTCCCATCCCCCGCCGGGCAACCGGCTGTCGTCCGAGCTTCGGAAGCGCCGGTCCTGAGGCCGACAGGATACAGGCCGGAGTTCGGTACGATGTGGACGTTCGACGCGCCGCCCCTCGACTACTGGAGAAGCACCTACAACTTCTCCCCGGACAAGGCGTGGCTGGATCACGTTCGTCTCGCCGCGGTCAGGCTGCCCAACTGTTCCGCATCGTTCGTCTCCGCGAATGGACTGGTCATTACGAATCATCACTGCGTCCGCGGCTGCGCCTCGGCTGTCTCACCGCGTGATACCAACTACATCGAAACGGGATTCGTCGCGCGCGGAATGGGGGAAGAGAAGAAATGTCCGGGCTTCTATGTGGATCAGCTCGAGTCCATTGAAAACGTCACAGGTCGCGTGAGGGCCGGGATCACCGCGACGACCGCCGAAGCGCAGGCCCACCAGAGAACCGAGGTGACCGCGCAGATAGAGACGGAGTGCAACCGTCAGACAGGCCTCACCTGTCAGGTCGTATCTCTGTATCAGGGAGGGATGTACTCGCTGTACCGCTACAAGCGGTACGACGATCTTCGCCTCGTCTTCGCGCCCGAGGATCAGGTCGCTTCGTTCGGCGGCGACCCCGATAACTTCACCTATCCACGCTACGACCTGGACGCGGGAATACTGCGCGTCTATGTGAACGACCAGCCGCATAAGCCCGACAACTATCTTCGGTGGAGCACATCGGGCGCGGGCGACGGCGAGCCCGTCTTCGTTGTCGGCAATCCGGGATCGACGGGCCGGCTGAACACGATCGCGCAGATGCAGTTCCTGCGGGATTACCAGTACCCGGCGCAGCTTGCGGGATACGAGCGCACGCTGGCCATATACCGCGAGCTCGCGCGCACTGATCCTGCCGCGGCCCGCCGTTACGAGAACAACGTTTTCTCGCTGGAGAATTCGAGAAAGGCGGTGACTGGTTACAGGTCCGGCCTCACGGACTCGGTGTACATGGCTACGAAGGCCGCGTTCGAGCGCGAGTTCCGCGCGCGACTGGCGGCCGATTCGCGGTTGTCGGCTCAGTATTCCGGGACATACGACGCAATCGCCGCGGCGCAGCGAGAGCTTGCCAGCTTTGACGCCGTGCGTCGCAACAGAAGCTTCGGGCCGACGGTCCCCGCGGGGGGATCGAGACTTCTCAACATGGCGGGGCAGCTCGTCCGCCTTCCCGTTGAATCTGCGTTGCCCGATTCGGCGCGACTCGCGGCGTATCGCGGGAACCTCGCGAACACGATCCGTGCTTCACTGCTTCGAGACCAACCGATTGATTCCGCCTTCGAGAGACTGGCGATCGCCGCGCAGCTGAGGGCCGTCCAGGCCGAGCTGAGTGCCGACGATCCGTTCCTGCGAGCGACGCTCGCGGGCCGGACGCCGGAGCAGGCCGCTGCAGCTCTCGTCAGCGGCACCCATGTTGGCGATGTGGCATTCAGGCGCTCGCTCGTGGAAGGCGGCGCGGCCGCCGTCGCGGCAACGGACGATCCGATGATCGCCCTCGCTCGGCGGATAGATCCGCTCAACCGGGAAGTGCTGGCGCGTGCCGACCGGTTGAATGCGGTCATCACGTCGAATACGGAGAAGGTCGGCCGCGCGCTGTTCGAGACCTACGGCACGGCGCTGCCTCCGGACGCGACGTTCACTCTTCGCATCAGCGACGGAGTGGTAAAGGGCTACCCGATGAACGGCACCATCGCCCCCTACAAGACGGTTTTCATGGGGATGTACTCGCGCTCGGCAGAATTCGATGGCAGGCCGCCATTCGATCTGCCCCGTCGCTGGACGGACCGGAAGGACCGACTCGATCTGACGACGCCTTTCAATTTCGTTTCCACCACGGACATCATCGGGGGCAACTCCGGCAGCCCGGTGATAAATCGCAATGGCGAGGTCGTCGGCCTCGCATTCGACGGGAACATCGAGGGAGTGGCCAACCGCTTTCTGTATCAGTCGGAAAAGCAGCGCACGGTGAGCGTGAGCTCACAGTCAATCGTCGAGGCGCTCAGGAAGGTGTATGACGCGGCGGCGCTGGCAACCGAGCTTCAGGGAAGGTGA
- a CDS encoding thioesterase family protein, whose translation MSDELKIHIYPSDCDTAGHVNHANILMLLERARWSALEKHMRFEDYVKRAQWAVVRHVEASYSTPALPGDDFIVRTGLQAIGKTSFTVRQVATNQRGAPVCEAKVVYVTLSPEGKPMPVPDEWREIFSPWGD comes from the coding sequence ATGTCTGACGAACTGAAGATCCATATCTATCCGAGCGACTGCGATACCGCCGGGCACGTTAACCACGCGAACATACTCATGCTTCTCGAGCGCGCGCGATGGAGTGCGCTCGAGAAACACATGCGGTTCGAGGATTACGTCAAGCGCGCGCAGTGGGCGGTGGTGCGGCACGTCGAGGCCTCGTACAGCACTCCCGCGCTGCCCGGCGACGACTTCATAGTCCGCACCGGACTGCAGGCGATCGGCAAGACCAGCTTCACCGTGAGGCAGGTCGCGACGAACCAGCGCGGCGCGCCTGTCTGCGAGGCGAAGGTGGTGTACGTCACGCTCTCTCCCGAGGGAAAGCCAATGCCGGTTCCCGACGAGTGGCGCGAGATTTTTTCCCCGTGGGGGGATTGA
- a CDS encoding AAA family ATPase — protein MTAVRELLPFIAPDRRRLKIAFVGTHGVGKTTLCFDLASQLKRLDLGVDLVKEVARRCPLPINEETTADAQAWILHTQIAEEIAAAATYEVVVCDRSVLDNYAYLVARAGRQLELDPLVGSWIRTYDALFKVPVLAAPSFDGTRAVSRSFQLEIDATINQLVTAFGVDVVPLDPSDRGGWISVVMRTLGMPARPPQTDLFGAGVASV, from the coding sequence ATGACTGCCGTCCGCGAGCTGCTCCCGTTCATTGCCCCTGACCGACGACGCCTCAAGATCGCGTTCGTGGGCACGCACGGCGTGGGCAAAACCACCCTCTGCTTCGACCTCGCATCGCAGCTCAAGCGTCTCGACCTCGGCGTGGATCTGGTGAAGGAGGTCGCGCGGCGCTGCCCGCTGCCGATCAACGAAGAGACGACGGCAGACGCACAGGCGTGGATACTTCATACGCAGATCGCCGAGGAGATCGCGGCCGCGGCAACGTATGAGGTGGTCGTCTGCGACCGGTCCGTGCTCGACAACTATGCTTACCTCGTCGCGCGGGCCGGACGGCAGTTGGAGCTCGACCCGCTTGTCGGAAGCTGGATCCGCACTTATGACGCGCTATTCAAGGTGCCGGTGCTCGCGGCACCATCGTTCGACGGTACGCGGGCGGTCAGTCGGAGTTTTCAACTGGAAATTGATGCCACCATTAACCAATTGGTGACTGCGTTCGGCGTGGACGTAGTACCGCTTGATCCATCCGATCGAGGCGGGTGGATCAGCGTGGTGATGCGCACGCTCGGCATGCCCGCCCGCCCGCCGCAGACAGATCTCTTCGGCGCGGGCGTAGCGAGCGTCTGA
- a CDS encoding isoprenylcysteine carboxylmethyltransferase family protein — MPGWPELPSEVTREEDQPVPPRQQVSAAELSPSARIGAILFRNRGWLPILFLGIPLINRGTTSPSRWVIGGVLIAIGEYFRLAGVAAAGTKTRRRSRDVQRLVTYGIFAWSRNPLYNGNFLVWIGFCVISGVMWFLPVAVLLFAAEYSLIVRYEEGVLESTFGREYLDYKNSAPRWLPRKPDEPATGENDWREAWRSEISTFLQYAVLVGAFIAKDYFTR; from the coding sequence ATGCCCGGTTGGCCGGAGCTGCCGAGCGAAGTGACGAGGGAGGAAGACCAGCCTGTGCCGCCGCGGCAGCAGGTCAGCGCCGCGGAGCTGTCACCGTCGGCGCGGATAGGCGCGATCCTTTTCCGGAATCGCGGATGGCTGCCGATCCTTTTTCTTGGCATCCCGCTCATAAACAGGGGAACGACGTCGCCGAGCCGCTGGGTGATCGGCGGAGTGCTGATCGCCATCGGGGAGTATTTCCGGCTCGCGGGTGTTGCCGCCGCGGGAACCAAGACGCGCCGTCGCTCGCGCGACGTGCAGCGGCTCGTGACCTACGGCATCTTCGCGTGGAGCAGGAATCCGCTGTACAACGGAAACTTCCTCGTGTGGATCGGCTTCTGCGTCATCTCGGGAGTGATGTGGTTCCTTCCGGTCGCGGTGCTGTTGTTCGCGGCCGAGTACAGTCTTATCGTGCGGTATGAGGAGGGAGTGCTCGAGTCCACGTTCGGACGCGAGTACCTGGACTACAAGAACTCCGCGCCCCGGTGGCTTCCGCGGAAACCCGACGAGCCGGCGACCGGCGAGAACGACTGGCGCGAGGCGTGGCGAAGCGAGATCAGCACTTTCCTCCAGTACGCGGTGCTCGTCGGCGCATTCATCGCGAAGGATTACTTCACGAGATAA
- a CDS encoding ferredoxin family protein gives MPYVITEACKDTKDRACVDVCPVDCIYEGPDQLYIHPDECIDCGACEPECPVTAIFPEEDVPANLKEYVQINRDVFKSPDPPGRPNR, from the coding sequence ATGCCCTACGTCATTACCGAAGCCTGCAAGGATACGAAGGATAGAGCGTGCGTGGACGTCTGCCCCGTGGATTGCATCTACGAAGGGCCGGACCAGCTCTACATTCACCCCGACGAGTGCATCGACTGCGGAGCGTGCGAGCCCGAGTGTCCTGTGACGGCCATCTTCCCCGAAGAGGACGTCCCCGCGAACCTGAAGGAGTACGTGCAGATCAATCGCGACGTGTTCAAGAGCCCCGACCCGCCAGGACGCCCCAACCGCTGA
- a CDS encoding M23 family metallopeptidase, giving the protein MTRRIPCIVALLFAAGCATARQPIPWPPVSPSVTPADAAYFATHPLMVPVAGISPRDLRDSFNDGRGDGRIHRATDILVPRGTPVVAAISGEIVRLRQNSSGGITAYLVDDERRYVYYYAHLDHYSDRVTEGLKVDQGFVIGYVGTSGNAPPDTPHLHFQAMRLRNGQRDWWNGAPVDVRSFMTTKGKIHE; this is encoded by the coding sequence ATGACTCGACGAATTCCATGTATCGTGGCCTTGCTGTTCGCCGCCGGATGCGCGACAGCGAGACAGCCAATCCCTTGGCCGCCGGTGAGTCCGTCCGTCACTCCCGCCGACGCCGCCTATTTCGCAACGCATCCGTTGATGGTCCCGGTGGCCGGAATCTCGCCGCGGGATCTGCGGGATTCGTTCAACGACGGGCGCGGCGACGGCCGGATTCATCGTGCGACCGACATCCTCGTACCGCGCGGAACGCCAGTCGTCGCCGCGATCTCCGGCGAAATCGTCCGCCTGAGACAGAATTCCTCGGGCGGAATCACGGCTTACCTCGTGGATGATGAGAGACGCTATGTGTACTATTACGCACATCTCGATCACTACTCGGATCGCGTCACGGAAGGGCTCAAGGTTGACCAGGGCTTCGTGATCGGATACGTCGGCACGAGCGGCAACGCTCCACCCGACACGCCGCACCTTCATTTCCAGGCGATGCGGCTAAGGAACGGACAGCGCGACTGGTGGAACGGCGCGCCGGTGGACGTACGCTCATTCATGACCACGAAGGGGAAGATCCACGAATGA
- a CDS encoding class I SAM-dependent methyltransferase, giving the protein MSAPHAFLERLFPAPRGFDVRTGADTLLPADGTAAFTLVIASPDALRNMFRPPVEASLGEAFLNGDLEIEGDICSAFPVVEACRTAARAPRDLAALIRLWRALPRSNGASHTRTLAAAHLSGAKHTRERDRAAVVYHYDLGNEFFQLFLDPRMIYSCAYFRNCDEDLAAAQEYKLEQICRKLRLRAGDHMLDVGCGWGGLLIYAAEHYDITGVGITLSERQYELASARVATAGLKGSIEIRLLDYRNMSGEIFDKIASIGMFEHVGRARLPEYFRRIRSALRPGGLFLNHGISREATAPKRTVGSMLKDPLNHLIVGTSPMTKYVFPDSELIALSEVNLAAERAGFEVRDVENVREHYDLTLQHWIRRLEDHESDAVRLVGRPTWRAWRLYFAASAHRFRTGRISVNQTLFSKPDNGRAGVPLSRAELYA; this is encoded by the coding sequence ATGTCAGCCCCGCACGCGTTCCTCGAACGGCTCTTCCCCGCCCCCCGCGGCTTCGACGTCCGCACGGGGGCTGATACACTTCTTCCCGCGGACGGAACGGCGGCGTTCACCCTGGTGATCGCCTCTCCCGACGCCCTCCGAAACATGTTCCGTCCGCCGGTAGAGGCTTCCCTCGGCGAAGCCTTTCTGAACGGTGACCTGGAGATAGAAGGCGACATCTGCAGCGCGTTTCCCGTCGTGGAGGCTTGCCGCACCGCCGCGCGTGCTCCCCGCGATCTTGCGGCACTGATCCGTCTCTGGCGCGCGCTCCCGCGAAGCAATGGCGCCTCACACACGAGGACCCTGGCGGCGGCTCATCTTTCAGGAGCGAAGCACACGCGGGAGCGTGACCGCGCCGCAGTGGTCTACCATTACGATCTGGGGAACGAGTTCTTCCAGCTCTTTCTCGATCCGCGCATGATCTATTCCTGCGCGTACTTCCGGAATTGCGACGAGGATCTGGCGGCGGCACAGGAGTACAAGCTGGAGCAGATCTGCCGGAAGCTCCGGCTTCGCGCCGGTGATCACATGCTCGACGTCGGCTGCGGGTGGGGCGGCCTCCTCATTTACGCCGCCGAGCATTACGACATCACCGGTGTGGGCATCACGCTGAGCGAGCGGCAGTACGAGCTCGCCTCCGCACGGGTCGCGACCGCGGGACTCAAGGGGAGCATCGAGATCCGCCTGCTCGACTACCGCAACATGTCGGGAGAGATTTTCGACAAGATTGCGAGCATCGGCATGTTCGAGCATGTCGGCCGGGCGCGGCTGCCGGAGTATTTTCGCCGCATCCGCAGTGCGCTGCGGCCGGGCGGCCTCTTCCTCAACCATGGAATCTCCCGCGAAGCGACCGCACCGAAGAGAACCGTCGGCTCAATGCTCAAGGATCCGCTCAATCATCTCATAGTTGGAACGTCGCCGATGACGAAGTACGTGTTCCCCGATTCCGAGCTCATCGCGCTAAGCGAGGTCAATCTCGCCGCGGAGCGGGCGGGATTTGAGGTTCGCGATGTCGAGAACGTGCGGGAGCATTACGACCTGACGCTACAGCACTGGATCCGCCGCCTCGAGGACCACGAGAGCGACGCCGTGCGGCTCGTCGGGCGTCCCACATGGCGAGCATGGCGCCTCTACTTCGCCGCGTCTGCCCATCGGTTCAGGACAGGCCGAATCAGCGTCAACCAGACCCTCTTTTCGAAGCCCGACAACGGGCGTGCGGGCGTTCCGCTCTCCCGCGCCGAGCTTTACGCCTGA
- a CDS encoding histidine phosphatase family protein, producing the protein MKLLVVRHAVAMDREEFAKTGQSDDLRPLTADGARKMKRAAKRLRAEVETLDLLVTSPLVRAVQTADIVANAYGTGVAGTTTSLLPDAPLEEFEKSCSGLRGKEILAVVGHEPHLSRLVTWLLTGRRESRLRLRKGGACLLEFESRVRRDSGTLIWLLTPRQLATRSR; encoded by the coding sequence ATGAAGCTGCTCGTCGTACGCCACGCCGTGGCGATGGACAGGGAAGAGTTCGCAAAGACGGGGCAGTCCGACGACCTGCGGCCTCTCACGGCTGACGGCGCGCGCAAGATGAAGCGAGCGGCCAAGAGGCTGCGCGCAGAAGTCGAGACGCTGGATCTGCTGGTGACAAGTCCCCTTGTGCGCGCCGTTCAGACAGCAGACATCGTTGCCAATGCGTACGGGACCGGCGTTGCCGGAACCACGACGTCGCTATTGCCTGACGCTCCGCTGGAAGAATTCGAGAAGTCCTGCTCCGGGCTTCGCGGGAAGGAGATCCTTGCCGTTGTCGGGCATGAGCCGCACCTCAGCCGCCTGGTTACCTGGCTTCTGACGGGGCGGCGGGAGTCGCGGCTTCGCCTCAGGAAGGGCGGGGCGTGTCTGCTGGAGTTCGAATCGCGAGTACGCCGGGATTCGGGAACGCTGATCTGGCTGCTCACGCCACGTCAACTGGCTACGAGGTCACGATAG
- the thiC gene encoding phosphomethylpyrimidine synthase ThiC, translating into MEARTQMRYARQGEITDAMRFVAEREEITPETVRDEVARGRLVIPANIRHLAGALEPMCIGKVARVKINANIGNSAVSSDINGEIEKLSMAVKYGADTVMDLSTGGNIDAIRQAIIDTSPVPIGTVPIYQAVQQEKELEELTAQDLLDMIEHQAKQGVDYMTIHAAILIEHLPLVHGRTTGIVSRGGSLHAVWMMHHRKQNPLYEHFEEVLEILRYYDVTISIGDSLRPGSLADASDKAQFAELDTMGELTKRAWEYDVQVMIEGPGHVPMDQIEMNVKRAKQVCHEAPFYTLGPLVIDISPGYDHISSAIGAALIGWHGSDMLCYVTPKEHLGLPNANDVREGVIAYKIAAHAADVARGRKGARDRDDALSRARYAFDWKEQFRLALDPERAQEYHDETLPAEYFKSAEFCGMCGPKFCSMHHSRTIEEGIAQLAREREVAEQGELAGV; encoded by the coding sequence ATGGAAGCACGCACGCAGATGCGATACGCGCGTCAGGGCGAGATCACTGACGCAATGCGCTTCGTCGCCGAGCGCGAAGAGATAACCCCCGAGACAGTCCGCGACGAAGTGGCGCGAGGCCGCCTCGTCATCCCCGCCAACATTCGCCACCTGGCCGGCGCGCTCGAGCCGATGTGCATCGGCAAAGTCGCCAGGGTGAAGATCAACGCCAACATCGGCAATTCGGCGGTCTCCTCCGACATCAACGGGGAGATTGAAAAGCTGAGCATGGCGGTCAAGTACGGCGCCGACACGGTGATGGACCTCTCGACCGGCGGCAACATAGATGCGATCCGGCAGGCGATCATAGATACGTCGCCGGTCCCGATCGGTACGGTCCCGATCTATCAGGCGGTGCAGCAGGAGAAGGAGCTCGAAGAACTCACCGCGCAGGACCTGCTCGACATGATCGAGCACCAGGCGAAACAGGGCGTGGACTACATGACGATTCACGCAGCGATTCTCATTGAGCACCTGCCGCTCGTCCACGGACGCACGACGGGAATCGTGAGCCGAGGCGGCTCGCTCCACGCCGTGTGGATGATGCATCACCGCAAGCAGAATCCACTTTACGAGCATTTCGAAGAAGTCCTCGAGATCCTCCGCTACTACGACGTCACGATCTCGATCGGCGACTCGCTGCGCCCGGGCTCACTCGCCGACGCGAGCGACAAGGCGCAATTCGCCGAGCTCGACACGATGGGCGAGCTGACGAAGCGTGCGTGGGAGTACGACGTTCAGGTGATGATCGAAGGACCCGGCCACGTTCCGATGGATCAGATCGAGATGAACGTGAAGCGCGCCAAGCAAGTCTGCCACGAGGCGCCGTTCTACACGCTCGGCCCCCTCGTCATAGACATCTCCCCGGGCTACGACCACATCTCGAGCGCGATCGGCGCCGCTCTCATCGGCTGGCACGGATCGGACATGCTCTGCTACGTCACGCCGAAGGAGCACCTCGGACTTCCCAATGCCAACGATGTGCGCGAGGGAGTGATCGCGTACAAGATCGCGGCGCATGCGGCAGACGTTGCGCGCGGGAGGAAGGGGGCGAGAGATCGCGACGACGCCCTGTCGCGTGCGAGATACGCATTCGACTGGAAGGAGCAATTCCGTCTCGCCCTCGATCCCGAGCGCGCGCAGGAATACCACGATGAGACGCTTCCCGCGGAGTACTTCAAGAGCGCCGAGTTCTGCGGAATGTGCGGGCCGAAATTCTGCTCGATGCACCACTCGCGCACCATCGAAGAGGGGATCGCGCAGCTGGCGCGCGAGCGCGAGGTGGCGGAGCAGGGGGAGCTCGCCGGCGTGTGA